In Carya illinoinensis cultivar Pawnee chromosome 10, C.illinoinensisPawnee_v1, whole genome shotgun sequence, one DNA window encodes the following:
- the LOC122279621 gene encoding serine/threonine-protein kinase D6PKL1-like, with translation MGSFSGTCEIVEAGEELNFSQHSRESYDKDQKLHKLKLGYKNSLEDDINHLFEAINLKASTKSVVLSQHEGSSPLRKSLLKRPITVGTPRSPGMGNSEPVTLKQALRELCLYKASETAAMKRLSKSTSSPGVSEAGRIKTLYDAVVVEASGSGQSLDDSKGSGVEISIMPKETKSSSSGKMPENLQTLTMNSSSQGSQNSPRFAGITTQNSTGNIAVHSGIISSLCKYVGHTQKIELAKKEKHTSAPSPPSPSASGHLSEPPEKYPAPSNITNKALAPDLVQKDRLKVAPSSSSLVGNRVSKLSRNNSRSVKSVVRNKSSVKKKIKQNPGSAPCTSSSYNSVNNDSNPSKIPVVCDRCQCTLKTGIKEFIPDSLISLSTKSNDEANPSNGNSIASKPCIASNSCNKSRAVVMKVKKNTKSKEKGEFSQSSKSSQGEYSSSTSISDESNASGSSCGNRPHMSKDVRWEAIRHIQMQHGVLGLRHLNLLKKLGCGDIGTVYLAELIGTSCLFAIKVMDNEFLARRKKMPRAQTEREILRMLDHPFLPTLYAQFTSDNLSCLVMEYCPGGDLHVLRQKQLGRSFLEPAARFYVAEVLLALEYLHMLGIVYRDLKPENILVREDGHIMLTDFDLSLRCTVSPTLLKSSSANADPVRMSGPCTGSSCVEPLCIEPPCQVPCFSPSFLPAAAKERKLKVDLAARIRSLPQLVAEPTDARSNSFVGTHEYLAPEIIKGEGHGAAVDWWTFGIFLYELLYGKTPFKGCNNEETLANIVLESLKFPDSPLVSSHARDLIRGLLVKEPENRLGFEKGAAEIKQHPFFEGLSWALIRCTIPPELPESCEFGFPNTSPHETKNKYLDSKATEERLEFDLF, from the exons ATGGGTTCATTTTCTGGTACTTGTGAAATTGTTGAAGCAGGGGAAGAGCTGAATTTCAGTCAACATTCTAGGGAATCTTATGACAAAGATCAGAAGCTTCATAAGCTAAAACTCGGATATAAAAATTCTCTTGAAGATGATATTAATCATCTTTTTGAGGCAATTAATCTTAAAGCTTCAACTAAGAGTGTAGTTCTTTCACAACACGAGGGATCGAGTCCGTTAAGGAAAAGTCTCTTGAAACGACCAATTACGGTTGGCACGCCCCGTTCACCAGGAATGGGGAATTCAGAACCTGTGACTTTGAAGCAGGCATTAAGGGAGCTATGCCTTTATAAGGCATCAGAAACTGCTGCTATGAAACGGCTGTCAAAGTCAACCAGTTCTCCTGGAGTCTCGGAAGCAGGAAGGATAAAAACACTGTATGATGCTGTTGTAGTGGAAGCTAGTGGATCTGGTCAGTCCTTAGATGATAGTAAAGGGAGCGGGGTTGAAATATCAATCATGCCTAAAGAAACGAAATCCAGTTCTTCTGGGAAGATGCCTGAGAATCTTCAAACGCTGACAATGAATTCATCAAGCCAAGGTTCTCAGAATTCTCCTCGTTTTGCTGGTATTACGACACAGAATAGTACTGGGAACATAGCAGTGCATAGTGGGATTATTTCTTCATTATGTAAATATGTGGGTCATACACAAAAGATAGAGCTTGCAAAGAAAGAGAAGCATACATCTGCACCTTCCCCACCTTCTCCTAGTGCCAGTGGCCACCTATCAGAGCCGCCTGAAAAATATCCTGCCCCGTCCAATATAACAAATAAAGCATTGGCACCAGATCTTGTACAGAAAGACAGGTTGAAAGTAGCACCTTCTTCTAGTTCACTTGTTGGCAATAGGGTAAGCAAGTTATCCAGGAATAACTCCCGCTCAGTCAAATCAGTTGTTAGAAACAAGAGTTCTgttaagaagaaaataaagcagAATCCAGGTTCTGCTCCCTGCACTTCTAGTTCATATAACAGTGTTAATAATGACTCGAATCCTAGTAAAATTCCAGTGGTTTGTGACAGGTGCCAGTGCACTTTGAAGACTGGAATTAAAGAGTTCATACCAGATTCTCTTATTTCTCTCTCAACCAAATCTAATGATGAAGCAAACCCCAGTAATGGGAATTCTATAGCAAGTAAGCCATGCATCGCTTCAAACAGCTGTAATAAAAGCAGGGCTGTTGTTATGAAAgtaaagaaaaacacaaaatcaaaaGAGAAGGGAGAATTTTCCCAAAGTTCAAAAAGTAGTCAAGGTGAGTATAGTAGTAGTACAAGTATTAGTGATGAGAGCAATGCGAGTGGGTCTAGTTGTGGCAACAGACCTCACATGTCAAAGGATGTGAGATGGGAAGCCATTCGTCACATACAAATGCAGCATGGAGTCCTGGGTTTGAGGCAcctaaatcttttaaaaaagcTTGGTTGTGGAGACATTGGAACAGTATATCTTGCTGAGCTGATTGGTACGAGTTGCCTATTTGCTATAAAGGTCATGGACAATGAGTTTTTGGCTAGAAGGAAGAAGATGCCAAGGGCTCAAACTGAGAGAGAAATATTGAGGATGCTGGATCATCCGTTCCTTCCAACACTTTATGCCCAATTCACATCAGATAATCTATCATGCTTGGTTATGGAGTATTGTCCAGGTGGAGATCTTCACGTCCTTCGGCAGAAACAGCTTGGCAGGAGCTTTCTTGAACCAGCTGCAAG GTTTTATGTTGCTGAAGTTCTGCTTGCTTTGGAGTACTTGCACATGCTTGGCATTGTGTACCGTGATTTGAAACCAGAGAACATTCTTGTTAGGGAAGATGGCCACATTATGCTCACGGACTTTGACCTCTCACTCAGATGTACTGTGAGCCCTACTCTCCTGAAATCATCTTCAGCAAATGCAGATCCTGTAAGGATGTCCGGTCCATGTACAGGTTCTAGTTGTGTCGAGCCTTTATGCATCGAACCACCCTGTCAAGTCCCATGCTTCAGTCCTAGTTTTTTACCTGCTGCTGCAAAAGAAAGGAAGTTAAAAGTTGATCTTGCTGCCCGGATCAGATCATTGCCACAGCTTGTGGCTGAGCCTACCGATGCACGATCCAATTCCTTTGTTGGCACCCACGAATACTTGGCCCCTGAAATCATCAAAGGAGAGGGTCATGGAGCTGCAGTTGATTGGTGGACATTTGGTATCTTTCTTTACGAGCTTCTTTATGGTAAAACACCTTTTAAAGGTTGTAATAATGAAGAGACATTAGCCAATATAGTGTTGGAGAGTCTCAAGTTTCCCGACAGCCCACTCGTCAGTTCCCATGCAAGAGATCTTATTAGAGGGCTGTTGGTAAAGGAGCCTGAGAATCGGCTGGGATTTGAGAAAGGTGCTGCTGAGATTAAGCAGCACCCGTTCTTTGAAGGCCTGAGCTGGGCATTGATACGATGCACCATTCCACCAGAGCTACCCGAGTCTTGCGAATTTGGATTTCCAAACACTTCTCCCCACGAAACAAAGAACAAGTATTTGGACTCCAAAGCTACAGAAGAGCGCCTGGAGTTTGACTTGTTCTAG